The Christiangramia salexigens genome includes the window AAAGCTTTATCTTATCCGGGTACAGCCGTAGTGAAATCTGCAACCGATTTTATAGGAAATTCCAGTTTTGGCCTTGCGCATAATATCTTTAATGATCATGGTGAATTGTGTGCAGATAGTCGTGACGTAGTGGTTTGGTATGATTTTAATGATAAAAAGACCAGACCTATTCCCGAATGGTTAAGGGATAAACTAAATGAACATTAAGACTTTTTAAGGCTTATTTGAAATGTAGAGCCTTTTCCGATCTCACTTTTAGCGACTTTTATTTTTCCGCGGTGATATTCCTCAATGATTCTTTTTGCCAGAGATAATCCCAGTCCCCAACCACGCTTTTTTGTAGTTTCCCCTGGTTCGAATATCAACCTGAACTTATTTTTATCTATTCCTTTTCCGGTATCGGTGATATAAATATGGGCCTGCTTAAGATCATGCTTTATCTCAACGCTAAGAGCGCCTTTTCCCCGCATGGCATCGATAGCATTCTTAACAAGGTTTTCTATGGTCCAGCTGTAAAGCTGTTCGTTCAGCATCACATTTATGGGTTGTTTTGGTGTTTTAATGCTGAAATCAATAAGATCTGAACTTCGTGTTTTCAGGTATTCATAACTTTCTCTGGTAGCCTCTACAATATCGGTTTCTTTTAGATTTGGAGAAGATCCAATCTTAGAGAATCTTTCGGTGATCGTTTTAAGCCGGTCTATATCCTTCTCCATTTCAATAACATATGAAGGATTTATATTTTCAGATTTTAAAAGTTCTGTCCAGCCAATAAGAGAGCTAAGTGGGGTGCCTATCTGGTGAGCGGTTTCCTTTGCCATTCCTGCCCATAATTTATTCTGCTCGCTGCTTTTCGTAGTCGTATAGAAAAAATATACCACGCCTATGAATAAAAAACCTATCAGGGTTAATCCGATGGGATAATATTTGAGTTTTGTAAGTGCCGGAGAGTTGCCGTAGTATATGTACTGTATCTGTCCGTCTCCAAGATCCAGTATTATGGGGTCATTTTCATCCTTGATATCTTCCAGATATTCCCGGGTTCGCTCCTCATCGTCCAGAATAAGCGGGTCTATATTGGTAGTGTAGGCAACCTCCCCGAATTCATTGGTATGTATAATTGGGATAGTCGTGTTATTGTTAAGGATCTCCAGGATCAGGTCCAGATCGGCATCTTCCGGGGCATTGCTCAATTCTTCCTGAGCCTTGGCCCAGATATTCATTTTGGCCCGTTCGTCTTCTTTTAGACGCTGAAAAAAGATACTGGTGTTCCAGAGCACCAGTACAATTACGACCAGGCAGGAGATAATGATAAACCAGCGATTAAAGCTGCGTTCGTCGGGTATACTCATCTATTACTAAAGGCTTTTAATAAAAATAAATATAAGCGTTTTAAAACTATTTTTATTGTTGGGCATTGCTTTTCATTCGTATCTCGATTCTTTATCTTTGGCAAAAATTCGACTATGTTCAGTATAGAGCCCAAGGACTTAAGTGTAGGGAAATTACATCAGTATCTGCTTGGCGCTGTGGGTCCAAGACCTATTGCTTTTGCCAGTACCATAGATGAAGATGGACGCCCAAATCTGTCTCCTTTCAGTTTTTTTAATGTATTTGGATCTAACCCTCCAATTCTTATTTTTTCTCCGGCCAGAAGAGGAAGAGATAATACTACCAAACATACCTTTGAAAATGCAAAAAAGGTAGATGAGGTTGTGATCAATATCGTTAATTATGATATCGTACAGCAAAT containing:
- a CDS encoding acyl-CoA thioesterase — its product is MSGSIDFKLSLEIRIDWSDLDMYEHVNNISIMQYLQSGRVNFWEATGIHEYYKKANISTMLVSSKCDFKKALSYPGTAVVKSATDFIGNSSFGLAHNIFNDHGELCADSRDVVVWYDFNDKKTRPIPEWLRDKLNEH
- a CDS encoding sensor histidine kinase, producing the protein MSIPDERSFNRWFIIISCLVVIVLVLWNTSIFFQRLKEDERAKMNIWAKAQEELSNAPEDADLDLILEILNNNTTIPIIHTNEFGEVAYTTNIDPLILDDEERTREYLEDIKDENDPIILDLGDGQIQYIYYGNSPALTKLKYYPIGLTLIGFLFIGVVYFFYTTTKSSEQNKLWAGMAKETAHQIGTPLSSLIGWTELLKSENINPSYVIEMEKDIDRLKTITERFSKIGSSPNLKETDIVEATRESYEYLKTRSSDLIDFSIKTPKQPINVMLNEQLYSWTIENLVKNAIDAMRGKGALSVEIKHDLKQAHIYITDTGKGIDKNKFRLIFEPGETTKKRGWGLGLSLAKRIIEEYHRGKIKVAKSEIGKGSTFQISLKKS